The sequence TTTGTGATTGTTTTACTGCCTATCTGATTCCAATTAAAATCTGCAATTGTTAATCTTAAATTTAAATCTCCAACTAAATCACTGCTCTTTACCCATTGACTTAATTTTAATGTCTTTCCTGCATATTTTACTACATTTACTTGTTGGCTCAATGTTCCTCTCGCTACAGTACTATTGGAATTAGAAATTTTAACTGAATTCTTTTTATCTTTAGAACTTGTAGAATCCACAGCTACATTTAAATTTCCTGTAGCATTCCAAACTATCCAATCTTTAAGATTATCTTCAAAGCTACCATTGCTTACAATAGGTTTCATTGAATTTACATCTCCCATCGGAGTCATTTGTATTTTGATTTTCCCACTCTTAACACTGGTAGTAACTACAAGTTTCTTCACTCCAACATTTTGATTTTGACCTGATGGATTAGGAGATGTAGATGAAGGTGTAGCATTTTTAACTTCAAACTTTCCACCACATCCACTTAAAAGTGTCATCTTTAAACTCTTACCATCTTGAACTAAAATTGCAGATTGTCCATCACTTGAAATAGTAATACTAGCATTGGTATGCATCTGCCAACTTACCTTTTCAAGCTTTTTAAGAACAAAATCATCTTCTATTACTACTTCTTTTCTGGCATTAATAAGTTGTATTTTTCTATTTACCTTAGCTGCTTTATTAGCATAAGCTGGTGTCATGTCTAGAACCACATATGGGTCTGTGCTATTCAACGCATTTGTAATTATACTAGATGTACTTCCTACCACTTGATCTGCGCCAGATGAATCACCTATAACTAAAGTATTATGACCCTCTGCTCTTTTTCTATAATAATTCCATCTTTCACCTATAGAATCATCGTTGAAATATCCTTGTAAGTTATAATTGTCTCTTCCTAAATCCACAGCCCATCTTACTCCTAAGGCATCATATACAAAATTACCTACATCTAAATCACTATGGTCAACTCCAGTAGTACCACCCTTAACTCCTATAAAATTAGCATAATCCTTATCAAAACTAGATCTCATAGTTACTACTTGATTTTCATCGAAATATTTATCTAATGCAGTATTATACCCTTGATTATATAACTGAGGATCATACCACAATAAATTGAAAATATTAATTGCATTCGCTCTTCCATCACATAGTTTTGCATATTGAGTAAGATTTGATTGATTCAACTTTTTAGCAATCCATAAATTAAAATAACTAGGTATAACACTTTCTAATGTATCTGCATAATTATAACTTCCATTAGTCCCAGTTATATTCATTGGGAACTCAGCTATACTTTTGAAATTTAAAATGGAACTAAATGAATTTTTCATATTAACTGCATTTTCTAAGCTTGAATCTGCATACATTAAATATTCAGTTGCATATTCCCAATAACCAGCACCCTCAAAAGTACTTCCATCCTTATAATAATTTTTCAAAGATGTTTGCATAGATTTTAATGCATTTTCAACAGTTCCAAGTGTAATGTCGCTGTTAGTTCCGTTAGCTATTGCTAAACTTGAAAAAATCATTCCCGAATTACATATAATACTCCAGTTACTTTCTGAACTGTCTAGCCACGTGTTTAAAGCATATTTCTTTAAAGCCTTATCCTTTATGGCATTTTCTATAATAGCTTTTTGAGAATCATTTAAATAACTATACAACCAATCATATCCTATAGCTGCAGCTACTGCCATACTTGAAGTATCTAAGAAATGCGCTTCATTCCAACTAGGATAGTTGCAAATGTTATTAATTTCTTTCCAAGCTCTATCTGCATATTTAACATCTCCAGTTACCTTATACATAAAACACAAGCCCTCTATATAATCTTTTGATGTAGTCACTAATCTCACACCATCAGGCTTACTATAACTTACAACTGGTGCACTTAAAATTGGATCAATCTTTTTCTTTAGTGATGCAAACCAACGTTTTGCATCATAATCTGTAGAAATCAATGTTTTTATATTATTAAATCTATCTTGATTTACTAATATTCTTGGATGCTGAGAATTCAATTTATTCTTTAAAGTTGAAGCTTTAGGCGCAACATATATAGTTCCGTTTATAGTACCTGTTTGATTATTATCTGTTGTAACCTTGACTTTTACATTATCATATCCAAAAAATCCATAGTTAGGTTGATATGAATACGAACCATTACTATTAATTGTAAACACTCCATTTGAAGAATTTGTATCTATTTGATATTTTGATGTTCCTGAATAGTTTACTGCTACTACACCATTAACTTTTTGATTTTCTGATGTACTTACTACAAACTCTTCTTTTGCTAAGTTTAAACTTTTAGCCGATATATTAACAGTAAATTGTGCTGCAGTAAAATTACCATGAGTATCTTGAATTTTTATGGCAAAAGAGTCTTTTCCCACAAAATCAGAACTTGCATAATATTTAAAACTTCCATCTTTACTTAAATCAACATAACCATTTTGGCTATCTGCAATCATACTATAAGTTAAATTTCTATCTGCTGAATTCACAGTAACTTTTCCACTTATGCACTGACCTGAAACTGCAGAAAGATTATTTATCTTATTCACATTTATAATGTTACTTCCTCCCACAATTACAGGTATCTCAAAGGTTAATCCTTCATATTGCTGAATTACCTTTACTTTAGTTGTCCCATTATTTATACCTGTAATTTTCCCTTGAGAATTAGCTGTTGCAATATAAGCATTATCTGATGATAAGTTTAAATTCTTATGAGTAGCGTAAGTTGGAGCGATATTAAAACTTATATTTTTACTTTCACCTTTTTGCAATTCAACTATAGGTAATACTGGTGTTATATTACTTATTGCTACATAAGGCTCAAGCCTCACATCATCAAGTAAGACTTTATCTGTAATATTTTTAATTTTATATTCTATCCCTAATGCCTTAATATTACTATTATTAGGTACTTTCACATTCTGAACATACTTGTTCCAAGCATTATTTGCTGATAGATTATAACTGAATTTTGAAGGTTGAGCAACATCAACATTTTTTGCATCACAATAATAGATGTTTACATATATATTATTAGCCTTTGCAGTTTTAATCCATTCAGATAACTTCAAATTTTTGCCCAATATATCACTTGTAATTGGAATGTATTGTGTTACTCTAGCTTCTTTATTGGCTACTGTTGATGAAACTTTTAGTGAACTACTGCCTTCAAACTTATCTAGCGTTTCCACTGAATATTGTACATCATTCCAAGTAGTCCATGCATTAACTACATTTTGAAGATTTGATTCAAATCCCCCATTTTGAATTATATTTTTATTACTTTCTGCTGTATTTTCAACTGCATTTAAGTCATCTAACCACATAGTTCCTTTGCAATTATCAAAAATATATTCTAACGTAATTGCTTTAAGATTACTATTGTTAGGTATAAATACGTTATACTGAACTTGTCTCCAATCTTGGTTTTTTGAAACCCCTAAAATATAAGTTTCTTTAGCACTTATTTCTGTTGTACCACTTCCATAATACCCTATTCTAACTTTAATTCCATCACCTGAAAGCTGGCTTGTTTTTATCCATTGCTGAACCTTTAAAACTTTACCATTAAGGTTGCTTGGAATATTAACTTTTTGAGAAATTATGCCTCTTGCATTTTGACCATTATTATTATAAATCTTAAGAGAATTGTATCCTGTCTTCTTCACTGTATTGTCTATTTGAGCACTAAGATTACTTTGTGCTTTCCAAACAGTAAAATAACTATAATCTTCTTCAAAGTTACCATTCTTTATCAAATTTGCTGTTTTTACTGTTGACGTAATAGCATATCCAATATCATCTATCCACACTTTTCCACAGCTGTAATTATAGATATATTCTATACTAACTTTTTGAATCTTAGAATTATTAGGTACATCTATAGAATATTTCTTTTGTTGCCAACTGCTATTATAAGGTATATACATATCCTTCATATCTGCTTCAGCTACACTCTGTGAATTTACATCCAAAAATTTTACTCTTATTTGAAGACCACCTGTAAACCCTGCACTTTGTACCCATTGACTTAACTGTAAAGTCTTTCCTAAAACACTTTTAGCAGCTATATTCTGAGAAACTATCCCCCTTGCAGTCTGCCCATTATTGCTATACAACTTAAGAGAACTATTTCCTGATCTTTTAACACTGCTATCTATATCAGCACTAAAATTCTGTTGCTCTTTCCAAACAGCGAAATAACTATAATCTTCTTCAAAACCACCATTTTTTATTATACTATTTGCATTTACTGTAGGCACAACACTATAGCTTACATCATCTAACCAGACAGATCCCTTACTATTGTTATAAATATATTCTACGCTAACCTTTTGAACAGCAACATTATTAGGTATGTTTATTAAATACTTCTTTTGCTGCCAATTACTATTAGCACTTATATACATTTCTTTAATGTCTGTTTCTGATACACTTTGATATTTGGCATCTAAAAATCTGATTCTTATCTGAAAACTGCCTGAAAACCCTGCACTTTGTACCCATTGACTTAATTGCAAAGTCTTTCCTAACATACCACTTACAGATATAATTTGAGATACTGAGCCTCTTGCAACACTAGAAGAATTGCTATACACTCTCAAAGATTTTCTGCCCGACTTATATTTCGCTGCATCTGCATCTACATTTAAGTTACTTGTCCCTTTCCAAACTGTCCAATTAGTAGTACCATATTCAAAACTGTTATTTTTAAATATAGTTGAATTGTCCAATGCAAATACTGATATTAATTGCAATGGCAATGCAATATTTGCAACTAATGCAAATGCAACTACAATAGCAACTAACCTCACACTTTTTTTGTTCATCCTTCCCCCTCCTCAATGTACATAACATAAATTACACACTTTTAATGTATAATTTAATTTTACATTATTTTTCGTAAAAATAATACTATTTCTTTTTGTTGTCCTGCTTTTTTTGTCTAAAATTGTTTATTTTTATTATGTCTTATTTATAATAAAATAAGGTTTCCATAATCATTCTTATAATTGTTATGATTATGGAAACCTTATGACAACAAATATCCTATTTGATGTAAGACATTCATTTTACTTTTTAATAATATTTTTAAATAGTTTATATTCTTTTGTTATAATCAACCCAATTAAATAAGTTATTGTACCTATTATAAATTTTGCTATGGCACTTAATAAAACATTGCTAATATAAACTCTTGACATTAATAAATATCCTATAACCATAATAATGCCTATTATAAATATATTTCTAAGTCCAAATAGAAAACTTCCAAAGTTTTTATGGAATACTTGTGTAATTAAAACATAAAAACATTGAATAAAATTCAATACAAAAGCCACTACTAGACCATATCCCAATATTTCTATATTCCTAGTTACAACTCCAGTTACTATTGCTGTTATTGTAAAACATGCTGATACAACTCCTGTGGAAAATAACTTATTAACATATCCTGTTGCTTGAAAAATCGATCCAATACTTGATAAAATCATCTGAATTATTATAGTCATTGATAGTATTCTAAAAATTGGTATAGATGCATCCCAATTACTGCCATACATTATCCGTATTATTTCTCTTGAGGAAAAGAAACAATAAGCAGAAACAAAAACACCTATATAAGCAAGAATTTTAACAACTTTTATATACGATTCATAGATAACTTCAATCTGATCTTGATATTCGGATAATACGGGATGTAACACTGGTGTTATAACATTAGTTAAATTTTGTACTGGATACAACATTAACTTATATGCCTTATCATAGTATCCTAATGTAGATGAGCCTAAAAACTTTCCGACTAATATATTATCTAAGTTTCTAGAAAAATAATTGATGAAATTAAATAAAAATTGATAACTTGAGTATTGTTTTATCTTTTTAATTGATTCGGGTGAATATCCTTTTTTTATTTTTATTCTAGAAAATTTAAAGGTTAAAATAAATATAAATAAACTTTTTAATATCGAATCCATTACCAATGAATAATATGACCATCCATTGAATGCAAGAGTAATGGTAATGATCCCAATAAATACATTAACTATTATATTTATTGATCCTGCCAACCTAAAGTTCTGCCTTTTATATATTAATGCATTAGGTACTATATTACATATAGAAAAGAAAACAGAAATTGATAACAAAAATCCAAGCTTTATATAAATTTTATTTTCGTAAAAATACGCAATAAAAAAGGAGAATAAAGCAAATCCAACTGCAATTACTATTGCTGCAACTACTGTAAATTTAAATATATCTGATATATCCTTTTTTTTTAATGATTTATTTTGTATTATAGCGGGTCCAACCCCCATATCCCCTAGCATATTGAAAAATGCTATAAACACTGTTATAACTGCTATTATTCCAAATTCTTGCGGCATTAATAATCTAGCCAATACTGAATTAATTATTAATTGTGCAAATACATTACTATATTTCGCCACAAAGGTTACAAGTATTCCTCTTTTCAATTTGGATTTATCATCCATAATTATCACCTCTATTATATATAACTCAATATCTTCTTCCACTATATACTGTTTAAAATTAGTACTGTTTGAAACTATTTTAAATCATATTAACTTTGAAACAGTCCCTTCCACTTAGTATGTTCATAACCAATTATTTTAATTTCATTATATCTACTTTCAATTGAAGTCATACTTTTTATAAATATATCTGATAATATTCCACTTACTATATTTATAGATTGTCCATTTAAATATGCTTCTACTTAAGTAATTCTGTACCTGTTATATATTGAGTAATTCCTAAAATTCCATTAATAGCTATATAACTAACAGCATTAGTTACTTTCTATAATCATATACTTTCAGTAAATGAAATAAAATTCAAACCAAAAATACATATGCATATACTAAGATTATTTCTAAAAACTTAACACCATTATGTACATATCCCAAACCTAAATAGCAACATTACATATTGTTATATTTTATGCTTCCTTTTATAAGAATCATGTTTTATCTTAGCTTTATACACAAATAAATACATCACTATAAAATACAAAATATTGTTTATAAAATAATCTTGATTTGGATTGAAATTACAGCAAACTAAGTTGGCCATAAAAATACCAATAACAAGTGATTTCTCCAATTTAGATTCACATGTTTTTAATGCCCCAAATAAAATAGATAAGTTAAAGCATAAGAACACAAAAGCGATTACCCATCCATTCTCTACAACAAGATTTACATATTGTGAATGTATGTCTATATCCCATTTTTTTATATAATAATAGTCAAAATATTGATATTGACCTGCTCCTATTCCGTACCAAAATGGATTATGTCGTATTATTTTATCGTAAACAACATAATATTGATTAAATCTTGAATCTTGTGTATTTCCTCTTTGTAGGAAAAGAACATTGTAAATACGGCTTCCAAAAAATAATCCCGCAACTACAGCTATGAATCCAATAGCACCTACTATTATCTTATATTTCTTGACCTGCTTAATAACCTCATCCCTAAAAATCACTAAGTAAGTAAGTATTACGATTAATATTGCAACATAACCTATTCTCGTTAATGTTAGTATTGAAAATATAGATGTAAAAATTAACGCGATAAAATGTTTTTTATCTTTAGTTCTTAATAAATTGAATAACACTATTGCAAATAGAATCATTCCAAAATTACCTGCTGCATTGTTAGTACCTACAAAACCAACTATTCTTTTTATATA comes from Clostridium sp. TW13 and encodes:
- a CDS encoding lipopolysaccharide biosynthesis protein, which gives rise to MDDKSKLKRGILVTFVAKYSNVFAQLIINSVLARLLMPQEFGIIAVITVFIAFFNMLGDMGVGPAIIQNKSLKKKDISDIFKFTVVAAIVIAVGFALFSFFIAYFYENKIYIKLGFLLSISVFFSICNIVPNALIYKRQNFRLAGSINIIVNVFIGIITITLAFNGWSYYSLVMDSILKSLFIFILTFKFSRIKIKKGYSPESIKKIKQYSSYQFLFNFINYFSRNLDNILVGKFLGSSTLGYYDKAYKLMLYPVQNLTNVITPVLHPVLSEYQDQIEVIYESYIKVVKILAYIGVFVSAYCFFSSREIIRIMYGSNWDASIPIFRILSMTIIIQMILSSIGSIFQATGYVNKLFSTGVVSACFTITAIVTGVVTRNIEILGYGLVVAFVLNFIQCFYVLITQVFHKNFGSFLFGLRNIFIIGIIMVIGYLLMSRVYISNVLLSAIAKFIIGTITYLIGLIITKEYKLFKNIIKK
- a CDS encoding O-antigen ligase family protein; the encoded protein is MKIKVLFIMSAIFFIFLILNKFYAGKHRKEKNIIALLVITCANLGISMNYTTHLMKLKQELYVPLIVVVLLIVILTNININNIKTNLNDFKFRLDDYFILFILICNLASLGLGYIRNGVKFFNIIVVYICAILISIAFKFLKGYDYRKITDFFSYIAIVNGILGIAQYITGKKLLIGEFTETIYYKQEGSYIKRIVGFVGTNNAAGNFGMILFAIVLFNLLRTKDKKHFIALIFTSIFSILTLTRIGYVAILIVILTYLVIFRDEVIKQVKKYKIIVGAIGFIAVVAGLFFGSRIYNVLFLQRGNTQDSRFNQYYVVYDKIIRHNPFWYGIGAGQYQYFDYYYIKKWDIDIHSQYVNLVVENGWVIAFVFLCFNLSILFGALKTCESKLEKSLVIGIFMANLVCCNFNPNQDYFINNILYFIVMYLFVYKAKIKHDSYKRKHKI
- a CDS encoding heparinase II/III domain-containing protein, translating into MNKKSVRLVAIVVAFALVANIALPLQLISVFALDNSTIFKNNSFEYGTTNWTVWKGTSNLNVDADAAKYKSGRKSLRVYSNSSSVARGSVSQIISVSGMLGKTLQLSQWVQSAGFSGSFQIRIRFLDAKYQSVSETDIKEMYISANSNWQQKKYLINIPNNVAVQKVSVEYIYNNSKGSVWLDDVSYSVVPTVNANSIIKNGGFEEDYSYFAVWKEQQNFSADIDSSVKRSGNSSLKLYSNNGQTARGIVSQNIAAKSVLGKTLQLSQWVQSAGFTGGLQIRVKFLDVNSQSVAEADMKDMYIPYNSSWQQKKYSIDVPNNSKIQKVSIEYIYNYSCGKVWIDDIGYAITSTVKTANLIKNGNFEEDYSYFTVWKAQSNLSAQIDNTVKKTGYNSLKIYNNNGQNARGIISQKVNIPSNLNGKVLKVQQWIKTSQLSGDGIKVRIGYYGSGTTEISAKETYILGVSKNQDWRQVQYNVFIPNNSNLKAITLEYIFDNCKGTMWLDDLNAVENTAESNKNIIQNGGFESNLQNVVNAWTTWNDVQYSVETLDKFEGSSSLKVSSTVANKEARVTQYIPITSDILGKNLKLSEWIKTAKANNIYVNIYYCDAKNVDVAQPSKFSYNLSANNAWNKYVQNVKVPNNSNIKALGIEYKIKNITDKVLLDDVRLEPYVAISNITPVLPIVELQKGESKNISFNIAPTYATHKNLNLSSDNAYIATANSQGKITGINNGTTKVKVIQQYEGLTFEIPVIVGGSNIINVNKINNLSAVSGQCISGKVTVNSADRNLTYSMIADSQNGYVDLSKDGSFKYYASSDFVGKDSFAIKIQDTHGNFTAAQFTVNISAKSLNLAKEEFVVSTSENQKVNGVVAVNYSGTSKYQIDTNSSNGVFTINSNGSYSYQPNYGFFGYDNVKVKVTTDNNQTGTINGTIYVAPKASTLKNKLNSQHPRILVNQDRFNNIKTLISTDYDAKRWFASLKKKIDPILSAPVVSYSKPDGVRLVTTSKDYIEGLCFMYKVTGDVKYADRAWKEINNICNYPSWNEAHFLDTSSMAVAAAIGYDWLYSYLNDSQKAIIENAIKDKALKKYALNTWLDSSESNWSIICNSGMIFSSLAIANGTNSDITLGTVENALKSMQTSLKNYYKDGSTFEGAGYWEYATEYLMYADSSLENAVNMKNSFSSILNFKSIAEFPMNITGTNGSYNYADTLESVIPSYFNLWIAKKLNQSNLTQYAKLCDGRANAINIFNLLWYDPQLYNQGYNTALDKYFDENQVVTMRSSFDKDYANFIGVKGGTTGVDHSDLDVGNFVYDALGVRWAVDLGRDNYNLQGYFNDDSIGERWNYYRKRAEGHNTLVIGDSSGADQVVGSTSSIITNALNSTDPYVVLDMTPAYANKAAKVNRKIQLINARKEVVIEDDFVLKKLEKVSWQMHTNASITISSDGQSAILVQDGKSLKMTLLSGCGGKFEVKNATPSSTSPNPSGQNQNVGVKKLVVTTSVKSGKIKIQMTPMGDVNSMKPIVSNGSFEDNLKDWIVWNATGNLNVAVDSTSSKDKKNSVKISNSNSTVARGTLSQQVNVVKYAGKTLKLSQWVKSSDLVGDLNLRLTIADFNWNQIGSKTITKINISGTEEWKLIEYTINIPKNCTYLGFEYLYDNATGTVWMDNVQLSVQ